In Symmachiella dynata, the following are encoded in one genomic region:
- a CDS encoding helix-turn-helix domain-containing protein — protein sequence MRVDSHLLVLPENALAFTAVETLTKTPHSKNAQIVFIYGPSGVGKTQLAQHFLQRVRSADRRPSVMFKHAAEFIDEFIEAAQANNIPQFQRSFAAINCLVIEDFQAFEGSPESQQQLVAQVDRIIGRGGQILFTSRKSPSELKNSNEKLINRCIGGVCAAIQLPGLSSRKQLLAHFASVEMIPLPDAAAEMLAAELSVSPRELRAAIIQVEAAARLGGCRIDTPFVRNYLQHEAKRPDLGLSDITRAVARQFDISVSRLRSRSRNQESALARQCAMYLSRELTEKRLEEIGRYFGNRDHATVVYACRRIKSRALESAEIRRHITQILQALDTSAGPDC from the coding sequence ATGCGCGTCGATTCGCACCTGCTGGTTTTGCCTGAGAACGCATTGGCATTCACGGCTGTCGAAACGCTTACAAAAACGCCGCACAGCAAAAACGCCCAGATCGTCTTTATTTATGGGCCTTCGGGGGTGGGGAAAACGCAACTGGCGCAGCATTTCCTGCAGCGGGTTCGCTCCGCCGACCGGCGTCCCTCGGTGATGTTCAAGCATGCGGCTGAGTTCATCGACGAATTCATCGAAGCGGCCCAAGCCAACAACATTCCGCAATTTCAACGATCCTTCGCAGCGATCAACTGTTTGGTGATCGAGGATTTTCAGGCGTTTGAAGGCTCCCCGGAAAGCCAGCAACAATTAGTGGCGCAAGTGGACCGCATCATCGGGCGGGGCGGGCAGATTTTGTTCACGTCGCGAAAAAGCCCAAGCGAACTCAAAAACAGCAACGAAAAATTGATCAACCGCTGCATTGGCGGTGTCTGCGCAGCCATACAACTGCCCGGTCTCTCAAGTCGCAAACAGTTATTGGCGCATTTCGCCAGCGTGGAAATGATTCCGCTCCCCGACGCGGCGGCGGAGATGCTGGCGGCGGAACTGTCGGTCTCGCCGCGGGAACTGCGGGCAGCGATCATTCAGGTCGAAGCAGCAGCGCGTTTGGGAGGCTGCCGGATCGACACACCGTTTGTCCGCAATTACCTACAGCATGAAGCGAAGCGGCCCGACCTGGGTTTATCGGACATCACTCGAGCTGTGGCGCGGCAGTTTGATATTTCCGTCAGCCGGCTTCGTTCCAGAAGTCGCAACCAGGAGTCAGCATTAGCGCGGCAGTGCGCGATGTATTTATCGCGTGAGTTGACGGAAAAGCGGTTGGAGGAGATTGGCCGCTATTTTGGGAATCGGGATCATGCGACGGTCGTCTACGCCTGTCGTCGGATCAAATCACGAGCGTTGGAGAGCGCGGAAATACGTCGCCATATTACCCAAATTCTCCAAGCTCTCGACACTTCTGCGGGTCCAGATTGTTAG
- the dnaN gene encoding DNA polymerase III subunit beta codes for MKLTCNCAILANAFQTVSGVVPSRTPKEILKNVKLEVFENSIALIGTDQEVGIRYVIQDVDTAEAGELLLPASRIIAILRELRDDTVMLESTGDTVRIKSGHSEFELPLEDPAEFPSISEFDAENYIVVEAATIRQMIRRTIFATDTESTRYALGGILVETEGDTIKLVATDSRRLALMSASCSYQGEPPSPESPPVIPAKAMSMIERSLSDDDKEVHIAIRDNDILIRSGQSTIYSRLVEGRFPKYDAVIPKQSEVSLQLVVDPFYSAVRQAQIVTDQESRGVNFNFAPGLLSLDSRASTVGQSRVEVPISYDGPEISITFDPRFVAEFLRVLEPEKQITLELTDGESAAALKTDDGYIYVIMPLSRDR; via the coding sequence ATGAAACTCACTTGTAACTGCGCGATTCTCGCAAACGCATTTCAGACCGTCAGCGGCGTCGTTCCTTCAAGAACTCCCAAAGAGATTTTGAAGAACGTGAAGCTGGAAGTCTTTGAAAATTCGATCGCCTTGATTGGAACGGACCAGGAAGTTGGCATTCGTTATGTGATTCAAGATGTCGACACGGCCGAAGCGGGCGAGTTGTTGTTGCCGGCCAGTCGGATCATCGCCATCTTGCGCGAGCTGCGCGACGATACGGTGATGTTGGAGTCGACCGGCGACACCGTACGCATCAAATCGGGGCACAGCGAATTTGAATTGCCGTTGGAAGATCCTGCTGAGTTTCCTTCCATCAGTGAATTCGACGCTGAGAATTATATCGTGGTTGAAGCTGCGACGATTCGACAGATGATTCGTCGAACGATCTTTGCGACCGATACAGAGAGCACACGTTATGCCTTGGGTGGGATCCTGGTTGAAACCGAAGGCGATACGATCAAACTGGTCGCGACCGATAGTCGTCGCTTGGCATTGATGTCGGCGAGTTGCAGCTACCAAGGGGAGCCGCCCTCACCGGAAAGTCCGCCGGTCATTCCTGCGAAAGCGATGTCGATGATCGAACGTTCGCTTTCGGATGACGACAAGGAAGTGCACATTGCCATTCGCGACAACGACATTTTGATTCGTTCCGGGCAATCCACGATTTATAGTCGTCTCGTCGAAGGTCGTTTTCCGAAGTACGATGCGGTGATTCCGAAACAATCAGAGGTTTCATTGCAGTTAGTGGTCGATCCGTTTTATTCGGCTGTGCGGCAGGCGCAGATCGTGACGGACCAGGAGAGTCGCGGGGTCAATTTCAATTTTGCACCAGGTTTGTTGTCGTTGGACAGCCGGGCTTCAACCGTGGGGCAATCGCGCGTGGAAGTGCCGATCAGTTACGACGGTCCAGAAATCAGCATCACATTCGATCCCCGTTTTGTGGCTGAATTTTTACGGGTGTTGGAACCGGAAAAACAGATCACGTTGGAACTGACCGACGGGGAAAGCGCGGCTGCATTGAAGACGGACGACGGTTACATCTACGTCATCATGCCGTTGTCGAGGGATCGTTAA
- a CDS encoding DUF721 domain-containing protein: protein MAAQNGPVHVSAALSELIQRRGYARTLGQAQLRTVWEEVAGADVAKQTRVTGINRGALQVEVSNSALLSELVSFGRPGLLRALREQQPELNIKDLKFRLNGGIGK, encoded by the coding sequence ATGGCAGCGCAAAATGGACCGGTGCATGTCTCGGCGGCTTTGAGTGAATTGATTCAGCGTCGTGGCTATGCGCGCACATTGGGCCAAGCGCAATTGCGAACTGTTTGGGAGGAGGTCGCCGGAGCGGACGTCGCCAAGCAGACGCGGGTCACAGGAATTAATCGCGGCGCTTTGCAAGTGGAAGTTTCCAATTCCGCATTGTTGAGCGAATTGGTTTCATTTGGTCGCCCTGGTTTGTTGAGAGCGCTGCGTGAACAACAACCGGAGTTGAACATCAAGGACTTGAAGTTTCGACTCAACGGCGGCATCGGCAAGTGA
- a CDS encoding DNA gyrase subunit B → MSEASEKPAPQGGAEYGEAQIRALEGIEGIRTRPAMYIGDTGTRGFHHLVYEVVDNSVDEAVNKHASKISVKINADGSVTCRDDGRGIPVGPMPDVDNRPAVEVVLTHIHAGGKFDRDSGYKTGTGGLHGVGITAVNALSEWLEVEVRREGFVWMMEFARGEVTTPLKKLGATNKTGTKLTFKPDTTIFEESNFNYDTLHKRMQELAFLNKGIRIQISDDRTDQSEEFLYEGGLVQFVEHLNRTETPLFSEVIEVHGEVEGVEVEIALQYNDGFSENVRTYTNNINTIEGGTHLSGFKSALTRTLNAYGKKANLFKDTTPSGDDFREGLTAVISVRVPDPQFEGQTKTKLGNSEVEGYVTTVTNDALMKFFEENPSTAKRVCQKGMLAAEAREAARKQREMVRRKGALTTGGLPEKLRDCRTKELAISELYLVEGDSAGGSADTGRDSNTQAILPLRGKILNVEKARLVKVLDNAEISNIFKAVGVPPGAELEDVEKRRYGKIIIMTDADVDGSHIRTLLLTFIFRHMRELVKSGCIYIAQPPLYRVEQKKKKRYVQTQEQMMQELVTFGLDCSTLHAADGTVFAGDHLTEIVGMIAELEEPLETLERRGISLRHLAAEHKTDKGLLPRYRLFLGREQHWFNDQEEVDAFLAKCKEEIGGELNVADEALTDPGEENGEKQPVAKTTLQVVDLHEVRTINRVLTSLSGFGLKLDDFVPAEIKDGVVVFPFHVEHDDKQTDVASLRELLPTLRDIGEKSKGLKLTRFKGLGEMDPEELWETAMDSSRRVLLQVTMEDATAADEIFRVLMGDHVEPRRDFIEKHALDVRDLDI, encoded by the coding sequence TTGAGTGAAGCATCAGAAAAACCAGCCCCGCAAGGGGGAGCGGAATACGGCGAAGCCCAGATTCGTGCGCTGGAAGGAATCGAGGGGATTCGCACACGGCCGGCGATGTATATCGGCGACACCGGTACGCGGGGCTTTCACCATTTGGTTTACGAAGTGGTGGACAACAGCGTCGACGAAGCGGTCAATAAACATGCTTCGAAGATTTCTGTCAAAATCAACGCCGACGGCAGTGTGACGTGTCGGGACGACGGTCGTGGGATTCCGGTGGGGCCGATGCCGGATGTCGACAATCGGCCGGCCGTCGAGGTGGTGCTGACGCACATTCATGCCGGAGGGAAATTCGATCGCGACAGCGGCTACAAAACCGGGACCGGCGGATTGCACGGCGTGGGGATTACGGCCGTCAATGCGCTGAGCGAATGGTTGGAAGTGGAAGTCCGCCGCGAAGGCTTTGTGTGGATGATGGAGTTTGCCCGCGGTGAAGTGACGACGCCGTTGAAAAAATTGGGGGCGACCAACAAAACCGGCACCAAGCTGACCTTCAAGCCCGATACGACCATCTTTGAAGAGTCGAACTTCAACTATGACACCTTGCACAAACGGATGCAGGAGTTGGCATTTTTGAACAAAGGCATCCGGATTCAAATTTCCGACGATCGCACCGACCAGTCGGAGGAATTCCTGTATGAAGGGGGGTTGGTGCAATTTGTCGAGCATCTCAACCGCACAGAGACTCCACTGTTTTCCGAAGTGATCGAAGTTCATGGCGAAGTCGAAGGGGTCGAGGTTGAGATTGCGCTGCAGTACAACGATGGGTTTTCTGAAAACGTTCGCACCTACACCAACAACATCAATACCATTGAAGGAGGGACGCACCTAAGCGGGTTTAAAAGCGCGCTCACGCGTACGCTCAATGCCTACGGCAAAAAGGCGAACCTGTTTAAGGATACGACTCCCAGCGGTGATGACTTTCGCGAGGGATTGACTGCTGTCATTTCCGTGCGTGTTCCCGATCCGCAATTCGAGGGACAGACGAAAACAAAACTGGGCAATAGCGAAGTCGAAGGCTACGTCACGACTGTGACCAACGATGCGTTGATGAAGTTCTTTGAAGAGAACCCCTCAACGGCCAAACGGGTCTGCCAAAAGGGAATGCTCGCGGCCGAAGCACGGGAAGCAGCACGCAAGCAACGCGAAATGGTTCGTCGTAAAGGTGCGCTCACGACCGGAGGACTGCCGGAGAAATTGCGAGATTGCCGGACGAAGGAATTGGCGATCAGCGAATTGTACCTGGTCGAAGGTGACTCGGCCGGCGGCTCGGCCGACACCGGCCGCGACTCGAACACCCAGGCCATCTTGCCGCTACGGGGTAAAATCCTCAACGTGGAGAAAGCGCGGCTGGTCAAGGTTCTCGACAACGCTGAGATTTCAAACATTTTTAAAGCGGTCGGTGTACCACCCGGTGCGGAACTTGAGGATGTCGAAAAGCGGCGGTATGGCAAGATCATTATCATGACCGACGCCGACGTCGATGGCAGCCACATTCGCACGCTGTTGCTGACGTTTATCTTTCGGCACATGCGGGAGTTGGTCAAGTCGGGCTGTATCTATATCGCCCAGCCGCCGCTGTATCGCGTCGAGCAGAAAAAGAAAAAGCGTTATGTGCAAACGCAAGAACAAATGATGCAGGAGTTGGTCACGTTTGGTTTGGATTGCAGTACGCTGCATGCCGCAGATGGAACCGTCTTCGCGGGTGATCATTTGACAGAGATCGTGGGCATGATCGCTGAACTCGAAGAACCGCTGGAGACGTTGGAGCGACGCGGAATTTCATTGCGGCACTTGGCCGCTGAGCACAAAACTGATAAAGGATTGTTACCGCGTTACCGGTTGTTTTTGGGACGCGAGCAACATTGGTTCAATGACCAAGAGGAAGTGGATGCCTTCTTAGCGAAGTGCAAAGAGGAGATCGGCGGCGAGTTGAACGTGGCCGACGAAGCTCTGACCGATCCTGGTGAAGAAAACGGTGAGAAACAACCTGTCGCCAAGACGACGTTGCAAGTGGTCGACTTGCACGAGGTGCGCACGATCAATCGTGTGTTGACGAGCTTGTCCGGTTTTGGACTGAAGTTGGATGACTTCGTTCCGGCTGAGATCAAGGATGGCGTCGTTGTCTTTCCGTTCCACGTCGAGCATGATGACAAACAGACCGACGTTGCGAGCTTGCGGGAATTGCTACCAACGCTCCGCGATATCGGCGAAAAAAGCAAAGGTCTGAAACTGACGCGGTTTAAAGGTCTGGGCGAAATGGACCCCGAAGAATTGTGGGAAACTGCCATGGATTCCAGCAGACGCGTCTTATTGCAGGTCACCATGGAGGACGCTACAGCTGCCGATGAGATTTTTCGGGTGCTAATGGGGGACCACGTGGAGCCTCGCCGCGATTTTATCGAAAAACATGCCTTGGATGTGCGCGACCTGGATATTTGA
- a CDS encoding NAD(P)-dependent oxidoreductase: MSVKRLGIVGLGLLGTALAERFAAAGYSLLGYDLDPAARDRLKAMGGQPVRSSRDVAMGCSRIVLCLPNSDVVKHVIKEMLPVAWSSTILIDTTTGLPEKMVGLSKMVSSQNIGYLDATIGGSSAQVREGDVIVIAGGERKAFDECGEIFDCFAREKFYVGPCGTGAEVKLAVNMVLGLNRAALAEGLKFAESLGLDPEEVLKILRVSPAYSTVMDTKGDKMLEGDFTPQAKLSQHLKDVRLMLHIGVKNGAKLPLTQMHKRILKKAEVDGYGDEDNSAIIKVYDPSPNDKS; this comes from the coding sequence ATGAGCGTCAAAAGGCTTGGGATAGTTGGACTTGGATTGTTGGGAACTGCTCTCGCTGAGCGGTTTGCAGCTGCTGGCTATTCTTTGCTGGGGTATGACCTGGACCCGGCTGCTCGTGACCGATTGAAAGCAATGGGAGGGCAACCGGTCCGTTCGTCACGCGATGTGGCGATGGGATGCTCGCGGATCGTGTTATGCCTGCCAAATTCCGATGTCGTCAAGCACGTCATTAAGGAAATGTTGCCTGTGGCATGGAGCTCGACGATCTTGATCGACACGACCACCGGCTTGCCTGAAAAAATGGTTGGTTTGTCGAAGATGGTTTCCAGCCAAAACATCGGCTATTTGGATGCGACAATCGGTGGTTCCAGCGCACAGGTTCGCGAGGGAGACGTGATTGTCATTGCCGGTGGTGAGCGCAAAGCGTTCGATGAATGCGGCGAGATCTTTGATTGCTTCGCGCGAGAAAAATTTTACGTCGGTCCCTGTGGTACGGGTGCCGAAGTGAAGCTGGCCGTCAATATGGTCCTGGGTTTGAATCGCGCAGCCTTGGCCGAGGGTCTGAAGTTCGCCGAGTCGTTGGGGCTGGATCCCGAAGAGGTGCTGAAGATCCTCCGCGTGAGTCCCGCCTATTCAACGGTGATGGATACCAAGGGGGACAAGATGCTTGAAGGCGATTTTACGCCGCAAGCCAAGTTGTCGCAGCATCTCAAGGATGTCCGTTTGATGTTGCATATCGGCGTTAAAAATGGGGCGAAGCTGCCGTTGACGCAAATGCACAAACGGATTTTGAAGAAAGCGGAAGTGGACGGTTACGGTGATGAAGACAACAGCGCGATCATCAAGGTGTATGATCCGTCGCCGAATGATAAATCGTGA
- a CDS encoding mandelate racemase/muconate lactonizing enzyme family protein gives MRITQVLERTAAMKSSIRNSVIDFSQMTTSCVAVVTDVVRDGQPVIGYGFNSNGRYAQGGILRERIIPRLLAADAEALLTDDQTNICPFKAQQVMLANEKPGGHGERCVAVGTVDMALWDAVAKIAGQPLYRLLAERYNNSQADERVYVYAAGGYYYPGKDRRGLQEELRRYLDMGYDACKMKIGGATLDEDLRRIEAALEVVGNGKHLAVDANARFDVETALQYAAALAPLGLKWYEEPVGPLDYAGHAAVAAAYEGPLATGENLFSMADARNLMRHGGLRPDRDILQFDPVLSYGLVEYLRTLEMLAEQGWSRRRCIPHGGHQFALHIAAGMGLGGNESYPEVFQPFGGFADDSPIENGYVTLPDLPGIGMELKAELMPEFAALVAGTV, from the coding sequence ATGCGAATCACCCAAGTTTTGGAGCGGACGGCGGCGATGAAGTCGTCGATTCGCAATTCCGTGATCGACTTTTCGCAGATGACGACATCTTGCGTAGCTGTGGTGACCGATGTCGTGCGCGACGGTCAGCCGGTGATTGGCTACGGTTTCAATTCCAACGGTCGTTATGCTCAAGGGGGGATCTTGCGCGAACGGATCATTCCGCGCTTATTGGCGGCCGATGCCGAGGCATTGCTGACGGACGATCAAACGAATATTTGCCCCTTCAAAGCACAGCAGGTGATGCTGGCGAATGAAAAACCGGGCGGACATGGCGAGCGATGCGTGGCGGTCGGCACGGTGGATATGGCGCTGTGGGATGCGGTCGCTAAGATCGCCGGTCAGCCGTTGTATCGCCTGTTGGCGGAGCGGTACAACAACTCACAAGCGGACGAGCGGGTCTATGTGTATGCCGCGGGGGGATACTACTATCCCGGCAAGGATCGTCGCGGTCTTCAAGAAGAATTGCGGCGTTATTTGGACATGGGGTATGACGCCTGCAAGATGAAAATTGGCGGCGCTACGTTGGACGAGGATTTGCGACGCATCGAAGCCGCCTTGGAAGTCGTCGGCAACGGGAAGCATTTGGCGGTGGATGCGAATGCGCGTTTTGATGTCGAAACGGCTTTGCAATATGCTGCGGCACTGGCGCCGTTGGGGCTCAAGTGGTACGAAGAACCGGTCGGGCCATTGGACTATGCGGGACATGCTGCTGTCGCAGCGGCGTATGAGGGACCGTTGGCGACGGGTGAGAATTTGTTTTCGATGGCCGATGCCCGCAATCTGATGCGGCACGGTGGACTACGGCCCGATCGCGATATTTTGCAATTCGATCCGGTGCTGAGTTACGGCCTCGTGGAATATCTGCGGACGCTGGAGATGTTGGCCGAGCAGGGCTGGAGCCGTCGTCGTTGCATTCCTCACGGGGGGCACCAATTCGCACTGCACATCGCCGCAGGGATGGGACTAGGGGGCAACGAGTCGTATCCAGAAGTCTTCCAACCGTTCGGCGGTTTCGCCGACGACAGCCCGATCGAGAACGGTTACGTCACATTGCCGGACCTGCCGGGGATTGGAATGGAACTAAAAGCGGAGTTGATGCCGGAGTTTGCGGCATTGGTGGCGGGGACGGTGTAG
- the larA gene encoding nickel-dependent lactate racemase produces MRVQLDYGKTGLDVELPDDRVAGLLQTQDAEPLADPQAAIRAAIADPTGTQPLSELARGKQTACIVVCDITRPVPNKQILPELLSTIEQAGVPREGITILVATGLHRPNEGDELVELVGADVAENYRCENHHGKVLDEHTYLGTTERGVPAWIDTRYIEAELKITTGLIEPHLMAGYSGGRKLICPGIAALETVKIWHGPDFLEHPKADQGFLEGNPVHEENTLIAKLAGCDFIVNVTLDKERRVTSVVAGDMEEAFLAGVSFIEKHVKAPLPEAVDVVVTCSAGYPLDTTFYQAVKGLTGALPIVKQGGTIVIAASLTEGIGSPEFQSLFDDNASLEIFMERILGKEYFVMDQWQLEELAKVRRKAKVKFVTDGLPAETINGLFVESAATVEEAVASSLTEYGPDAQVAVIPQGPYVLPTVGA; encoded by the coding sequence ATGCGTGTGCAACTCGATTATGGGAAGACCGGGCTGGATGTGGAATTGCCGGATGACCGCGTGGCGGGGCTGTTGCAGACCCAGGATGCGGAGCCGCTAGCTGATCCACAAGCGGCGATTCGGGCGGCGATTGCGGACCCGACTGGCACACAGCCGCTCTCCGAGTTGGCGCGTGGGAAACAGACGGCCTGTATTGTCGTATGTGACATTACGCGGCCGGTCCCGAACAAACAGATCCTGCCGGAGTTGCTCTCGACGATTGAACAGGCGGGGGTGCCGCGCGAGGGGATCACGATTCTTGTGGCGACTGGGCTGCATCGTCCCAACGAAGGAGACGAGTTGGTCGAATTGGTCGGAGCGGACGTTGCGGAGAATTACCGCTGCGAGAATCATCACGGTAAAGTGCTCGACGAACATACGTATCTGGGAACCACCGAGCGGGGCGTGCCGGCTTGGATTGATACGCGGTATATCGAAGCGGAATTGAAGATCACCACGGGATTGATCGAGCCGCATCTGATGGCCGGGTATTCGGGGGGTCGCAAATTGATTTGCCCCGGGATTGCTGCGTTGGAAACGGTCAAGATTTGGCACGGACCGGATTTCTTGGAGCATCCCAAAGCGGACCAGGGTTTTCTGGAAGGCAATCCGGTACACGAAGAGAACACGTTGATCGCCAAATTGGCGGGCTGCGATTTCATCGTGAATGTCACGCTCGATAAGGAGCGTCGCGTGACGTCGGTGGTGGCCGGTGACATGGAAGAGGCGTTTCTGGCAGGTGTGTCGTTCATCGAAAAACATGTGAAAGCACCGCTGCCCGAAGCGGTGGATGTGGTCGTCACCTGCAGCGCGGGTTATCCGCTAGATACGACGTTTTATCAAGCGGTTAAAGGGCTGACCGGAGCGTTACCGATCGTCAAACAGGGGGGGACGATTGTGATTGCTGCCAGTTTGACCGAAGGGATCGGTAGTCCGGAATTCCAAAGTCTGTTCGACGACAATGCGTCGTTGGAGATCTTCATGGAACGGATTTTAGGTAAAGAGTATTTTGTGATGGACCAATGGCAACTCGAGGAACTGGCCAAGGTCCGCCGCAAAGCAAAAGTCAAATTTGTCACCGACGGTTTGCCGGCCGAAACGATCAACGGTTTGTTTGTCGAGTCGGCCGCCACGGTTGAAGAAGCGGTCGCCTCGTCGCTCACAGAATATGGGCCGGATGCTCAAGTGGCGGTGATTCCCCAAGGTCCGTATGTGCTGCCGACGGTTGGTGCGTGA
- a CDS encoding aminotransferase class V-fold PLP-dependent enzyme — translation MPQWYEQLRSQMPVTQKWAYFDHAAVAPLSLPAQRALQEWAADLAENGDANWGVWRKEVERVRRTAAKLLNAKQAEIALIHNTTEGINLVAEGFPWRAGDNVVLPAGEFPTNLFPWLNLADRGVEVRQVKTERERLDLAAVAAACDERTRIVSVSWVGYATGWRNDLDALVELAHGQGALLFVDAIQALGVQPLDVAQTPVDFLAADGHKWMLGPEGAGVFYVRREHLEQLRPLGVGWNSVKQAGEFSDSRLDLKETAGRYEGGSYNMPGIAALGASLALLSEYGAAAIAERIDEIGNQLCDALTHRGATIVSCREPLRRSGIVAFDWPTTEPPVEIQRRCREQGVILNTRGGHLRVSPHAYTNADDIAQLCAALEATS, via the coding sequence ATGCCACAATGGTACGAACAACTGCGCTCGCAAATGCCGGTGACACAGAAGTGGGCGTACTTCGACCATGCTGCCGTAGCGCCGCTGAGTTTGCCTGCGCAAAGGGCGCTGCAGGAGTGGGCGGCGGATTTGGCGGAGAATGGGGATGCGAATTGGGGTGTGTGGCGCAAAGAGGTGGAGCGCGTCCGCCGCACTGCAGCCAAATTATTAAATGCCAAACAGGCTGAGATTGCGCTGATTCACAATACGACCGAAGGGATCAATCTTGTTGCGGAAGGGTTTCCGTGGAGGGCAGGGGACAACGTTGTGCTCCCTGCGGGTGAGTTTCCCACGAACTTGTTTCCCTGGTTGAACCTAGCCGATCGCGGTGTCGAAGTGCGGCAAGTGAAGACGGAGAGGGAACGATTGGATCTGGCAGCGGTCGCAGCGGCGTGTGATGAACGGACGCGAATCGTGTCGGTCAGTTGGGTGGGGTATGCCACCGGTTGGCGCAACGATCTGGATGCGTTGGTGGAATTGGCGCATGGGCAAGGGGCCTTGTTGTTCGTCGATGCGATTCAAGCGCTGGGTGTGCAACCGTTGGATGTCGCGCAGACTCCAGTTGATTTCCTTGCAGCGGATGGGCACAAATGGATGCTTGGTCCCGAAGGGGCGGGTGTCTTCTATGTGCGGCGTGAGCATCTTGAACAATTGCGGCCGTTGGGCGTGGGTTGGAACAGCGTGAAACAGGCGGGGGAGTTCAGCGACAGTCGTTTGGACTTGAAGGAGACCGCCGGGCGGTATGAAGGGGGTTCGTACAACATGCCGGGCATCGCGGCGCTCGGTGCATCGCTCGCGCTGTTGAGCGAATATGGCGCTGCTGCGATTGCCGAGCGTATTGACGAGATCGGCAATCAGCTTTGCGATGCGCTCACCCATCGCGGGGCGACGATTGTCAGTTGCCGCGAACCGCTTCGTCGTTCGGGCATCGTTGCTTTTGATTGGCCGACAACGGAGCCGCCCGTCGAGATTCAGCGCCGCTGCCGAGAGCAGGGTGTGATCCTCAACACGCGCGGCGGCCATCTGCGGGTCAGTCCGCATGCGTACACCAACGCGGATGATATCGCGCAGCTCTGCGCAGCTTTGGAAGCAACGTCGTAA